One Thermicanus aegyptius DSM 12793 DNA segment encodes these proteins:
- a CDS encoding bactofilin family protein — protein sequence MLKKKPPMTDAMTVIHEGTQVDGSLRVAGSIRIDGEIKGGISSEGDVFIGKGGKVVGDIFSRNATIEGELLGNLKVEEHALFTGSSSFKGELIYKTCEVEKGARINSTLKNEGHSEPEPVKEKFHQGKLLAAQEERKEPVSKETA from the coding sequence TTGCTCAAGAAGAAACCGCCAATGACTGATGCCATGACCGTCATCCATGAAGGAACGCAGGTGGATGGGAGTCTCCGGGTGGCCGGCTCGATCCGCATTGATGGGGAGATAAAAGGCGGAATCAGTTCGGAGGGAGATGTATTTATCGGCAAAGGGGGAAAGGTGGTGGGTGACATCTTTTCCAGGAATGCCACCATCGAAGGAGAACTTTTGGGAAACCTGAAGGTAGAGGAGCACGCCCTCTTCACCGGCTCAAGCAGTTTTAAGGGCGAGTTAATCTATAAGACGTGCGAGGTCGAAAAAGGGGCCAGGATAAACAGCACTTTAAAAAATGAGGGGCATAGCGAACCCGAACCGGTGAAGGAAAAGTTCCATCAGGGAAAGCTCCTGGCAGCCCAGGAAGAAAGAAAAGAGCCGGTAAGTAAAGAGACGGCATAG
- the hemG gene encoding protoporphyrinogen oxidase encodes MIRKKAVVLGGGITGLTAAFYLEKWSKEKGLPLEITVVERDDRLGGKVMTKRRDGFLLERGPDSFLARKPAMLQLIKDLKLEGELVATSPKGKKSYIFHKGKLHPMPQGLTLGIPTEIGPFMKTGLVSPLGKLRAALDLLLPRGNMDQDESLGDFLERRLGSEVLYQIAEPLLAGIYAGDTHSLSLQATFPQFQEMERKHRSLIFGMMMNKRNPPPKEMEGLPEVAKRTVFLSLSRGLISIIEKLADELKGKILLGAGANRIEKRENQYWVTLGTGETLAADLLISALPAPILALLLPDVAVGERLKRIHFVSVANVILAYEANQIPFDLDGSGFLVPRTEGRTITACTWTSSKWPHTAPPGKVLFRLYVGRSGQEEWLHMDDEELLHRMKKDLRETMGIAATPLFHEITRLPQSMPQYPVGHLQNVKVIREELAARYPGLYIAGSSFNGVGMPDCVRQGREAAEEGLRYLQSSFHINKEGNE; translated from the coding sequence ATGATCAGAAAGAAAGCGGTGGTGCTGGGAGGAGGCATTACCGGTCTAACCGCTGCCTTTTATTTAGAGAAGTGGTCGAAGGAAAAAGGGCTTCCCCTTGAAATTACGGTGGTAGAGCGGGATGACCGCCTGGGGGGAAAGGTGATGACGAAGAGAAGGGACGGCTTTCTCTTGGAAAGGGGGCCTGATTCCTTTCTGGCCAGGAAACCTGCGATGCTTCAGCTCATTAAAGATCTCAAATTGGAAGGGGAATTGGTGGCCACTAGTCCGAAGGGAAAAAAGTCTTACATCTTCCATAAGGGAAAACTTCATCCCATGCCCCAAGGTTTAACCCTGGGAATTCCTACGGAGATAGGTCCTTTTATGAAAACAGGTCTTGTCTCCCCCTTGGGCAAGTTGAGGGCAGCCTTAGACCTCCTACTTCCGAGGGGAAATATGGACCAAGATGAATCCCTGGGTGATTTTCTAGAACGCCGCTTGGGAAGTGAGGTTTTGTACCAGATTGCCGAACCTCTCCTCGCCGGGATTTACGCCGGAGATACGCATTCCTTAAGTCTTCAAGCCACCTTTCCGCAGTTTCAGGAGATGGAACGGAAACACCGAAGCCTCATCTTTGGGATGATGATGAACAAAAGAAATCCCCCTCCCAAAGAGATGGAGGGTTTGCCGGAAGTGGCGAAAAGGACGGTGTTCTTAAGCTTATCCCGTGGGCTCATCTCCATCATCGAGAAATTGGCGGACGAACTGAAAGGAAAAATTCTTCTCGGCGCCGGTGCCAATCGAATCGAAAAAAGAGAGAATCAATATTGGGTTACCCTGGGAACAGGCGAGACCCTGGCTGCAGATCTTCTCATATCCGCTTTGCCTGCGCCCATCCTGGCCTTGCTCCTCCCTGATGTAGCGGTTGGAGAGCGGCTCAAACGGATTCATTTTGTCTCTGTCGCCAATGTCATCTTGGCCTATGAGGCGAATCAGATTCCGTTTGATCTAGATGGTTCAGGATTTCTGGTTCCAAGAACGGAAGGGAGAACCATCACCGCCTGCACCTGGACTTCTTCTAAATGGCCCCATACTGCACCGCCGGGGAAAGTTCTTTTTCGCCTTTATGTGGGACGTTCCGGCCAAGAGGAATGGCTTCACATGGACGATGAAGAACTCCTGCACCGGATGAAGAAGGATCTTCGGGAGACGATGGGAATTGCGGCGACTCCCCTTTTCCATGAAATTACCCGCCTCCCCCAATCCATGCCCCAGTATCCGGTGGGACATCTACAAAATGTAAAAGTAATCCGTGAAGAGTTGGCGGCACGCTATCCGGGTCTATATATTGCAGGCTCCAGCTTTAACGGAGTGGGTATGCCCGATTGTGTCCGTCAAGGGAGAGAAGCCGCCGAGGAAGGGTTAAGGTATCTACAATCATCATTCCATATCAATAAGGAGGGAAACGAATGA
- a CDS encoding TIGR01212 family radical SAM protein (This family includes YhcC from E. coli K-12, an uncharacterized radical SAM protein.), with amino-acid sequence MEEHQIMEKHQIAELPRRWGGKRYYTWNSYLRHHFGMKVFKVMLDGGFTCPNRDGKVAIGGCTFCSSRGSGDFAGRRRDDLSKQFREVRDRMHRKWPEAKYIGYFQAFTNTYAPVEELREMYETILQEEGVVGLSIATRPDCLPDDVVELLAELHSRTELWVELGLQTIHEETARLINRGHDYPTYVEGVKKLRRHGIRVVSHIILGLPQETKEMMMATARAVAGLDVQGIKIHLLHLLKKTPMVKQYEQGVVRLMEKEEYVKQVVDILEILPPEMVIHRLTGDGPPDLLIGPMWSRKKWEVLNAIDLELVRRNSWQGKFYRRVEETYETKELL; translated from the coding sequence ATGGAAGAGCATCAAATCATGGAAAAGCATCAAATCGCAGAACTCCCCCGACGATGGGGAGGAAAGCGATACTATACTTGGAACTCCTACCTTCGCCATCATTTTGGTATGAAGGTTTTTAAAGTGATGTTGGATGGAGGTTTTACCTGTCCCAACCGGGACGGGAAGGTAGCGATAGGAGGTTGTACCTTTTGCAGTTCCAGAGGCTCCGGGGATTTTGCAGGGAGACGAAGGGATGACCTTTCGAAACAATTCAGAGAGGTACGGGATCGGATGCATAGGAAGTGGCCGGAAGCCAAATATATCGGCTATTTTCAGGCATTTACCAATACCTATGCCCCTGTGGAAGAATTAAGGGAGATGTATGAGACGATTTTACAGGAAGAAGGAGTGGTGGGCCTCTCCATTGCTACCCGTCCCGACTGCCTACCGGATGATGTGGTTGAACTCTTGGCTGAACTTCATTCCCGCACCGAGTTGTGGGTTGAATTAGGGCTTCAGACCATCCATGAAGAGACCGCCCGGTTGATTAACCGGGGGCATGATTATCCCACCTATGTTGAGGGAGTCAAGAAACTGCGCCGCCACGGAATACGGGTGGTAAGCCACATTATCCTCGGCCTTCCCCAGGAAACAAAAGAGATGATGATGGCTACGGCGAGGGCGGTAGCCGGCTTAGATGTGCAGGGGATCAAGATCCATCTCCTTCACCTGTTGAAGAAGACCCCGATGGTGAAGCAGTATGAGCAGGGGGTAGTCCGCCTCATGGAGAAGGAGGAGTATGTAAAGCAGGTGGTGGATATCCTGGAGATTCTCCCTCCGGAGATGGTGATCCACCGCTTAACCGGCGATGGCCCCCCGGATCTTTTAATCGGGCCGATGTGGAGCCGAAAGAAGTGGGAAGTATTAAACGCCATCGACCTTGAATTGGTGCGGAGAAACAGCTGGCAAGGGAAATTTTACCGCAGGGTAGAGGAGACATATGAAACAAAAGAACTTTTATAA
- a CDS encoding M23 family metallopeptidase, with product MKSYRFRTIPALLFIGFTFTLFLFAILMGLYFWQQYLEMKNLYDETLTIHEQVKSENETYLLENEQLKKSFEQLNRDVTRLKTEVEKNQSHLEELNKMRGGKSPTSLEPTPDKGKSVTAASLLSYPGTALAVGTSNVYIEGIRSELTRLNQQISLQEEAISSLEARLKEHMEAMKRIPMGWPATGRVTSLFGIRKDPFTRKNKMHEGIDFADAYGTPVHVTAKGKVIFAGRNGPYGKQVQVDHGNGYITTYSHLSSFTVKAGDEVERGDQIGRMGTTGRSTGVHLHYEVRKNGKPLDPKPFLGGEEIVAQEETAND from the coding sequence GTGAAGTCGTATCGATTTCGCACGATCCCTGCCCTTCTCTTCATAGGATTCACGTTCACCCTCTTTCTCTTCGCCATTCTGATGGGCCTATATTTTTGGCAACAATACCTTGAGATGAAAAACCTCTACGATGAAACCCTCACCATCCATGAACAGGTGAAATCGGAGAATGAAACTTACCTGCTGGAGAACGAACAGCTCAAGAAGAGTTTTGAGCAACTAAACCGGGATGTAACCCGATTAAAGACGGAGGTAGAAAAGAATCAATCCCACTTGGAAGAGCTGAATAAGATGAGAGGGGGGAAGAGCCCCACAAGCCTGGAACCGACCCCCGATAAAGGGAAAAGCGTAACCGCGGCAAGCCTTCTTTCCTATCCCGGCACCGCCTTGGCGGTGGGAACCTCAAACGTTTACATAGAAGGAATTCGCAGCGAATTAACCCGTTTAAACCAACAGATCTCCCTGCAAGAGGAAGCCATTTCTTCCCTTGAGGCCCGTTTAAAAGAACACATGGAAGCGATGAAGCGAATCCCGATGGGATGGCCTGCTACGGGTAGGGTAACATCCCTTTTTGGAATTCGAAAGGATCCTTTTACGAGAAAGAACAAAATGCATGAAGGGATTGACTTTGCGGATGCCTACGGTACGCCCGTTCATGTAACGGCCAAAGGGAAGGTGATTTTTGCCGGACGGAATGGGCCCTATGGCAAACAAGTCCAGGTAGATCATGGAAATGGATATATAACGACCTACTCGCACCTTTCCTCCTTTACGGTAAAAGCGGGAGATGAGGTGGAACGGGGAGACCAGATCGGGAGAATGGGGACGACCGGTCGGAGCACAGGGGTCCACCTTCACTATGAAGTCCGGAAGAATGGGAAACCGTTAGATCCAAAACCATTTTTGGGAGGAGAGGAAATCGTTGCTCAAGAAGAAACCGCCAATGACTGA
- the tmk gene encoding dTMP kinase translates to MGLKNFITVEGIEGAGKTTVLQRLKEELERRGKRVLLTREPGGVAIAEAIRAILLNPEHRGMDAITEALLYAASRRQHLVEKVLPALKEGKLVLCDRYVDSSLAYQGYARGLGMKEILDLNRFAIGEAFPSLTLYLDLPPEVGLSRVYRDGEREVNRLDMESLQFHRKVREGYLVLADHEPERIKVIDAGASLEEVVKVSLQLLLNHVSQGRE, encoded by the coding sequence ATGGGACTGAAAAACTTTATCACGGTGGAGGGGATTGAAGGGGCCGGAAAGACGACCGTTTTACAGCGGTTGAAAGAGGAGTTGGAGAGGAGGGGGAAGAGAGTCCTTCTCACCCGGGAACCGGGAGGAGTGGCGATCGCCGAAGCGATCCGCGCCATCCTCCTTAATCCCGAGCATAGGGGAATGGATGCCATCACGGAAGCCCTCCTCTACGCGGCTTCACGCCGGCAACATCTCGTGGAGAAGGTTCTTCCCGCCTTGAAAGAGGGAAAATTGGTTCTCTGCGACCGTTATGTAGACTCCAGCCTGGCTTATCAAGGATATGCCCGGGGGCTAGGGATGAAAGAAATTCTGGACTTAAACCGCTTCGCGATCGGTGAGGCCTTTCCTTCCCTTACCCTTTATCTTGACCTTCCCCCGGAGGTGGGGCTTTCCCGGGTATATCGGGATGGGGAAAGGGAGGTAAATCGTCTTGATATGGAATCGCTCCAGTTTCATCGCAAGGTAAGGGAAGGTTACCTGGTCCTGGCCGATCATGAGCCTGAGAGAATAAAGGTGATCGATGCCGGCGCTTCTCTAGAAGAGGTGGTTAAGGTTTCCTTACAATTGCTCCTCAATCATGTAAGCCAGGGGAGAGAATAG
- a CDS encoding CvfB family protein, whose protein sequence is MTITDDRLSRMKALNEKVEALHMLAGTFAYLKVEREVSFGYFLSDGREEILLHRRDLNREVKVGEEVKVFLFHDHENRLAATTYPPKLLAGERGWLTVKAIHPSLGLFLDQGIPKELFLPRGELPREKEWWPKEGDLLFVRVERDREGRMLARLQGIGHLPEILPAPQTLHHKEVEGVVVEIGERGAFLFTDEKMLGLIHPNEMLSPVRLGERLKARVTYIREDGRINLSTKPSKERSLFQDAEKILGILKERGGKMPFGDGSDPEVIRAIFQMSKAAFKRALGKLMKERRIRQEGGWTFLIEEGASHYEEKAVESVETEERRAYAEE, encoded by the coding sequence ATGACGATAACCGATGATCGGTTGTCCCGAATGAAAGCGCTGAATGAGAAAGTAGAGGCGTTACACATGCTCGCAGGTACCTTTGCATATTTGAAAGTGGAAAGGGAGGTCTCCTTCGGCTACTTCTTAAGCGACGGGAGGGAAGAGATCCTTCTTCACCGTCGGGATTTGAATCGGGAGGTCAAGGTGGGGGAAGAAGTAAAGGTTTTTCTTTTTCATGATCATGAAAACCGCCTGGCCGCCACCACCTATCCTCCCAAACTGCTGGCCGGGGAGAGGGGCTGGCTTACCGTGAAGGCGATTCATCCCTCCCTCGGCCTTTTTCTCGATCAAGGAATTCCAAAAGAACTCTTTCTTCCCAGAGGGGAATTGCCTCGGGAGAAAGAATGGTGGCCGAAAGAGGGGGACCTTCTCTTCGTTCGGGTGGAGCGGGACCGAGAAGGGCGAATGCTGGCTCGTTTGCAAGGGATCGGCCATTTGCCCGAAATTCTTCCTGCTCCCCAAACGCTTCACCATAAGGAGGTAGAAGGGGTGGTGGTAGAGATCGGAGAGAGGGGTGCATTTCTCTTTACCGATGAAAAAATGCTGGGTCTCATCCACCCGAATGAGATGCTCTCTCCTGTAAGATTGGGAGAACGGTTAAAAGCCCGAGTCACCTACATCCGAGAAGATGGCAGGATCAATCTCTCTACGAAGCCGAGCAAAGAAAGGAGCCTCTTCCAGGACGCAGAAAAGATCTTAGGCATCCTAAAAGAGCGAGGTGGGAAAATGCCCTTCGGAGACGGGAGCGATCCGGAGGTGATCCGGGCTATCTTCCAAATGAGTAAGGCCGCCTTTAAAAGGGCGTTGGGAAAATTGATGAAAGAAAGGCGCATTCGGCAGGAAGGGGGTTGGACCTTCCTCATCGAGGAAGGGGCTTCCCATTACGAGGAGAAAGCGGTGGAAAGCGTCGAAACAGAAGAACGAAGAGCGTACGCTGAAGAATGA
- a CDS encoding insulinase family protein: protein MPYDVDQVIHGFLLQKKAYVEEIKSEGLLFEHKKSGARLLVLLNDDENKVFSITFRTPPASSNGLPHILEHSVLNGSRKYPVKEPFVELAKGSLNTFLNAMTYSDKTMYPVASMNDKDFRNLMDVYLDAVFYPNLVNDPEILKQEGWHYELKEPDGEITYRGVVYNEMKGAFSSPESVLFRKIQESLFPDTPYHFESGGDPDVIPTLTQEEFVSFHRTYYHPSNSYLFLYGKLNLEEQLEYLDQEYLSHFDRKKIDSAIPLQKPFSEQREVKAEYSISSTEKERDKSFLSLNFAVGTSTDEEKNVAFDILEYMLLETPAAPLKKALIEAGLGKDVFGFYDSSIRQPVFSIVVKNTNPEEKERFQQVVWDTLKGLVKNGIDKELVESAINRKEFTLREADARNYPKGLIYNIQVFNSWLYDEDPLPPLQYEQPLSKIKEGAKNRYFETLIEKDLLNNPHRTLFLLTPKKGLEEEKAKETREKLKAYKASLTEEERREMVQETESLLKRQITPDDPEQLAKIPLLSLEDVRKEAEIPATEERQEGNFNVLYHPQQTNKITYVNLYFDLARVDQGLLPYAALLAGILSKVSTENNSYEQLSNEINLHTGGIQFATGVYQDHRQESLFQSKLIVRGKALTDKVPKLIKLIEEILFTSRYDEEKRLKELLEETRSRMEMALYDRGHMIAATRLLSYFSPGAKVSEETGGIAFYHFVSGLLNEWEGKKGEIGRNLKKVAESLFTKENLLISVTGGEEEYKSVAESLPALEAALKEGMRRGEPFRFQDEKGNEGLMTAAKVQYVAKGYNFKKLGYDYSGSMQVLKTILNLDYLWNKVRVQGGAYGSLVGIDRNGNIYFASYRDPNLEETLKAYDEMVQYVRNFQADEREMTKYILGTISRLDTPLSPSMKGEKGDALYFSGLTKEEVQKERDEILSTTVETIRQYADLLDQVLNEKVICVLGNEEKIRANRAFFNRLVQVLD from the coding sequence ATGCCCTACGATGTGGATCAGGTGATTCACGGATTTTTACTCCAAAAAAAAGCATATGTGGAAGAGATAAAGTCGGAAGGTCTCCTTTTCGAACACAAGAAAAGCGGGGCCAGACTTCTCGTCCTCTTAAACGATGATGAAAATAAAGTCTTCTCCATCACCTTTCGTACACCGCCGGCGTCGAGCAACGGACTCCCCCATATTTTGGAACACTCCGTTCTCAATGGTTCCCGGAAATACCCTGTGAAGGAACCGTTTGTTGAGCTGGCCAAAGGTTCCCTTAACACCTTTCTCAATGCCATGACCTACTCCGATAAAACCATGTATCCGGTGGCCAGCATGAACGATAAAGATTTCCGAAACCTGATGGATGTATACTTGGATGCCGTCTTCTACCCCAATCTGGTCAACGATCCCGAGATTTTGAAACAGGAGGGTTGGCACTACGAGTTAAAAGAACCGGATGGGGAGATAACTTACCGAGGGGTTGTCTATAACGAGATGAAAGGAGCCTTCTCTTCCCCGGAATCGGTTCTCTTCCGCAAGATCCAGGAATCTCTTTTTCCGGATACCCCATACCATTTTGAATCGGGAGGAGACCCGGATGTAATTCCCACCTTAACCCAGGAAGAGTTCGTTTCTTTCCATCGTACCTACTATCATCCCTCCAACAGCTACCTTTTCCTCTATGGGAAACTAAATCTGGAGGAACAGTTAGAATACCTGGACCAGGAATATTTATCCCACTTTGACCGGAAAAAGATCGATTCGGCCATTCCACTCCAGAAGCCCTTTTCAGAACAGAGGGAGGTAAAGGCGGAATACTCCATCTCTTCTACCGAAAAGGAGCGGGATAAGAGCTTTTTAAGCCTCAATTTTGCCGTTGGAACCTCTACCGACGAAGAAAAAAACGTAGCCTTTGACATTCTGGAATATATGTTGTTGGAGACGCCGGCGGCTCCCCTAAAGAAAGCCCTGATCGAAGCGGGATTGGGAAAGGATGTCTTCGGTTTCTACGATTCCTCCATACGGCAGCCGGTCTTCTCCATCGTGGTTAAAAACACCAATCCGGAAGAGAAAGAGCGGTTTCAGCAGGTGGTTTGGGACACCCTGAAGGGACTGGTGAAAAACGGGATTGACAAAGAATTGGTCGAGTCCGCCATCAACCGAAAGGAATTTACCTTGCGGGAAGCGGATGCCCGCAACTATCCCAAGGGGCTGATTTATAACATCCAGGTCTTTAATTCTTGGCTGTATGACGAAGACCCCCTCCCTCCCCTCCAATATGAGCAACCCCTCTCTAAGATCAAGGAAGGGGCGAAAAATCGTTATTTTGAAACCTTGATCGAAAAGGATCTGTTAAACAATCCCCACCGGACCCTGTTTCTCCTCACGCCGAAAAAGGGATTAGAAGAAGAGAAAGCGAAGGAGACGCGGGAGAAATTAAAGGCGTACAAAGCCTCTCTCACGGAAGAAGAGAGGAGGGAGATGGTTCAAGAGACAGAGTCTCTTCTTAAGCGGCAGATCACACCGGATGATCCGGAGCAGTTGGCCAAGATCCCCCTTCTCTCGCTGGAGGATGTGAGAAAAGAGGCGGAAATTCCCGCGACGGAAGAAAGGCAGGAAGGCAATTTTAACGTTCTCTATCACCCGCAACAGACCAATAAAATCACCTATGTAAACCTCTACTTCGACCTTGCCCGGGTGGATCAGGGGCTTCTTCCCTATGCGGCACTCCTTGCCGGAATCTTAAGCAAGGTCAGCACGGAAAACAATTCGTATGAGCAGCTCTCCAATGAGATCAACCTTCATACCGGGGGCATTCAATTTGCAACAGGCGTCTATCAGGATCACCGGCAGGAGAGCCTCTTTCAATCCAAATTGATCGTCCGGGGCAAAGCATTAACCGATAAAGTGCCGAAATTGATCAAACTGATCGAAGAGATCCTTTTTACATCCCGCTATGATGAAGAGAAGAGGTTAAAGGAACTTCTCGAAGAAACCAGGTCGAGGATGGAGATGGCGCTCTACGATCGGGGACATATGATAGCCGCCACCCGCCTTCTCTCCTATTTCTCCCCAGGGGCAAAAGTATCGGAGGAGACGGGGGGAATTGCTTTCTACCATTTCGTCTCAGGGCTCCTTAATGAATGGGAAGGCAAAAAGGGCGAGATCGGCCGGAATCTGAAGAAGGTAGCCGAGAGCCTCTTTACCAAAGAGAACCTCCTCATCAGCGTTACGGGAGGGGAAGAGGAATATAAAAGCGTGGCCGAGTCTCTTCCCGCTCTGGAGGCAGCACTGAAAGAGGGAATGCGGCGAGGAGAACCATTCCGCTTTCAAGATGAAAAAGGGAACGAAGGCTTAATGACCGCCGCCAAAGTTCAATACGTGGCCAAGGGATATAACTTCAAAAAATTGGGATATGACTATTCCGGCAGTATGCAGGTGCTTAAGACGATCCTGAATCTCGACTATTTATGGAATAAGGTGCGGGTACAGGGAGGCGCTTATGGCAGTCTGGTAGGGATCGACAGGAACGGCAATATATATTTCGCCTCTTACAGGGATCCCAATTTGGAGGAAACCTTAAAAGCTTACGATGAGATGGTGCAGTACGTTCGGAATTTCCAGGCGGATGAACGGGAGATGACCAAGTATATTCTGGGAACCATCAGTCGACTTGACACCCCGTTAAGCCCATCCATGAAGGGGGAGAAGGGGGATGCCCTCTACTTCTCCGGGCTTACGAAAGAAGAGGTGCAGAAAGAGCGGGATGAAATCCTCTCCACCACCGTGGAGACAATCCGCCAATATGCCGATCTTCTGGATCAGGTCCTCAATGAGAAAGTGATCTGCGTGTTGGGAAATGAAGAAAAGATCCGGGCCAACCGGGCCTTCTTCAATCGACTGGTGCAAGTATTAGACTAA
- the deoD gene encoding purine-nucleoside phosphorylase, translated as MSVHIGAKEHEIAERILLPGDPLRAMYIAETYLEGVTQYNQVRNMFGFTGKYKGVEVSVQGTGMGVPSISIYTHELINSYGVKKLIRVGTCGAYQEKVKVRDIILAMSASTDSGVNRLRFKGVEFAPTADFSLLLKAYETSRSKGLPVHVGGIFTSDTFYTEDQEPIELLKKHGVLAVEMETTALYTLAARFGVQALSILTVSDHLLTGEVTTAEERQTTFNQMIEIALDTIIAD; from the coding sequence ATGAGCGTTCATATCGGCGCAAAAGAACACGAAATTGCAGAGAGGATCCTGCTTCCCGGAGATCCTCTGAGGGCGATGTATATTGCGGAAACCTATCTGGAAGGGGTAACCCAATATAATCAGGTGCGCAACATGTTTGGGTTTACCGGAAAATATAAAGGGGTAGAAGTATCGGTGCAGGGGACAGGCATGGGGGTTCCTTCCATCTCCATTTATACCCATGAACTGATCAACAGCTATGGCGTGAAAAAATTGATCCGGGTAGGCACTTGCGGGGCATATCAGGAAAAGGTAAAGGTTAGGGATATTATCCTGGCGATGAGCGCATCTACCGATTCCGGTGTGAACCGCCTCCGTTTTAAAGGCGTGGAATTTGCTCCGACCGCCGATTTCAGCCTCTTGCTTAAAGCATATGAAACCTCTCGGTCCAAAGGGTTGCCGGTTCATGTGGGGGGGATCTTCACCAGCGATACCTTTTACACCGAGGATCAGGAACCCATTGAACTATTAAAGAAACATGGAGTGCTAGCCGTGGAGATGGAGACGACCGCCCTTTACACGCTTGCCGCCCGTTTTGGCGTTCAAGCCTTGTCCATCCTTACCGTAAGCGACCACCTGTTAACGGGGGAAGTAACCACGGCGGAGGAGAGGCAGACCACCTTTAACCAGATGATAGAAATCGCCCTTGATACCATCATTGCGGATTGA